A single window of Deltaproteobacteria bacterium DNA harbors:
- the folK gene encoding 2-amino-4-hydroxy-6-hydroxymethyldihydropteridine diphosphokinase, translating to MGRPKEPKHEGSCRVFLAVGSNRGARESNCRRALRELERCRAVRVVASSPFYESEPWGVKEQPSFVNAVVEVETSLDPHGLLRLLKETERRMGRKEGRRWGPRPVDLDIVLFGERIVESDELVIPHRFMHERPFVLRPLAHLAASVRHPLLGRTIGELADAAGDKGLIRRLGGRPEDEGPRPPAPPGEGP from the coding sequence ATGGGACGTCCGAAGGAGCCGAAGCACGAGGGGAGCTGCCGGGTATTCCTGGCCGTCGGTTCCAACAGGGGCGCGCGCGAGAGCAACTGCCGTCGCGCCCTCCGGGAGCTTGAGCGCTGTCGGGCGGTCCGTGTCGTGGCGTCCAGCCCTTTTTACGAGAGCGAGCCCTGGGGCGTTAAGGAGCAGCCGTCCTTTGTCAACGCCGTCGTCGAGGTCGAGACGAGCCTCGATCCTCACGGCCTGCTCAGGCTCCTCAAGGAGACCGAGCGCCGCATGGGCAGGAAGGAGGGGCGGCGCTGGGGGCCGCGGCCCGTGGACCTCGACATCGTACTCTTCGGAGAGCGTATAGTCGAGAGCGACGAGCTCGTCATACCGCACCGCTTCATGCACGAGCGCCCCTTCGTGCTCAGGCCCCTTGCCCACCTGGCCGCCTCGGTGCGCCATCCCCTGCTGGGGCGCACCATCGGCGAGCTCGCCGACGCCGCGGGCGACAAGGGACTCATCAGGAGGCTGGGCGGCCGCCCGGAAGACGAGGGGCCGAGGCCGCCGGCGCCTCCGGGAGAAGGTCCGTGA
- a CDS encoding YHS domain-containing protein, which yields MRLIILIVAAFLAYKFVKGLLAPRPKDDPSASRRPVVFDGAETALDPVCGSYVSVEAALTVRKGDKLYYFCGDDCRQKFLHELRSPSR from the coding sequence GTGAGACTCATCATACTCATCGTTGCAGCCTTTCTTGCCTACAAGTTCGTGAAGGGCCTCCTTGCCCCCAGGCCCAAGGACGACCCCTCCGCCTCCCGGCGTCCCGTCGTCTTCGACGGCGCCGAGACGGCCCTCGACCCCGTCTGCGGCAGTTACGTCTCCGTCGAGGCGGCCCTGACGGTGCGAAAGGGCGACAAGCTCTACTACTTCTGCGGCGACGACTGCCGCCAGAAGTTCCTCCACGAGCTGAGGAGCCCTTCTCGTTAA